In the Grimontia kaedaensis genome, one interval contains:
- the rng gene encoding ribonuclease G translates to MNAELLINVTPSETRVAMIEAGNLQEVHIEREAKRGIVGNIYKGKVSRVLPGMQAAFVDIGLDKAAFLHASDIVPHTECVAENEKQQFQVRDISELVRQGQDIVVQVVKDPLGTKGARLTTDITLPSRYLVFMPGAAHVGVSQRIESEEERERLKNIVSDYCDDLGGFIIRTAAEGASDQEMAQDAAFLKRLWNKVLERRAKRPSKSMLYGELGLAQRILRDFVGTELNIIRVDSRTAMEALREFTEEFVPELSDKLELYTGEQPIFDMYDTENEIQRSLDRKVELKSGGYLIIDQTEAMTTVDINTGAFVGRRNLEETIFNTNTEATRAIARQLRLRNLGGIIIIDFIDMSSEEHRQRVLQSLEQALSKDRVKTNINGFTQLGLVEMTRKRTRESIEHVLCGQCPTCEGRGSVKTVETVCYEILREITRVNRAYDADKFVVYASPSVGEALEGEESHAVAELEVFIGKQVKVHVEPLYTQEQFDVVMM, encoded by the coding sequence ATGAACGCAGAGTTATTGATTAACGTCACGCCTTCAGAAACCCGGGTCGCCATGATTGAGGCGGGTAATCTGCAGGAAGTGCATATTGAGCGCGAAGCAAAGCGCGGCATTGTCGGCAACATTTACAAAGGCAAAGTGAGCCGCGTACTGCCAGGTATGCAGGCGGCTTTCGTCGATATCGGTCTTGATAAAGCAGCGTTCCTACACGCTTCTGACATTGTTCCTCACACTGAATGTGTGGCTGAAAACGAAAAGCAGCAATTTCAGGTACGCGATATCTCTGAGCTTGTTCGCCAGGGGCAGGATATTGTAGTGCAGGTGGTAAAAGACCCACTGGGTACCAAAGGCGCGCGCCTGACCACAGACATCACCTTACCTTCCCGCTACTTGGTGTTTATGCCTGGTGCGGCGCACGTAGGCGTGTCTCAGCGTATTGAGAGTGAAGAAGAGCGCGAGCGCTTGAAGAATATCGTGTCTGACTACTGTGATGACCTCGGCGGTTTTATCATCCGCACCGCTGCAGAAGGCGCGTCTGATCAGGAAATGGCACAGGATGCGGCTTTCCTTAAACGTCTTTGGAACAAGGTGCTGGAGCGTCGTGCCAAGCGTCCTTCCAAGTCGATGCTTTATGGCGAGTTGGGGTTGGCCCAGCGTATTTTGCGTGATTTCGTTGGTACTGAGCTCAACATTATCCGTGTCGATTCCCGCACTGCGATGGAAGCACTTCGTGAGTTTACCGAAGAGTTTGTGCCAGAGTTGTCTGACAAGCTTGAGCTCTACACCGGCGAGCAGCCAATCTTCGATATGTATGACACCGAGAACGAAATTCAGCGCTCGCTTGATCGTAAGGTGGAGCTGAAATCCGGTGGTTACCTCATCATCGACCAAACCGAAGCCATGACCACGGTAGACATCAACACCGGCGCGTTTGTGGGTCGACGTAACCTCGAAGAGACCATTTTTAACACCAACACAGAAGCTACCCGTGCCATTGCGCGCCAACTTCGCCTTCGTAACCTCGGTGGTATTATCATCATCGACTTTATCGATATGAGCTCGGAAGAACACCGCCAGCGCGTATTGCAATCACTCGAGCAAGCGTTGTCGAAAGATCGCGTGAAAACCAACATCAATGGCTTCACTCAACTTGGTCTGGTGGAGATGACTCGTAAGCGCACGCGTGAAAGCATTGAGCACGTCCTTTGTGGCCAATGTCCAACCTGCGAAGGTCGTGGTTCGGTTAAGACGGTTGAAACGGTTTGCTACGAAATCCTGCGTGAAATTACCCGAGTGAACCGCGCGTATGATGCTGACAAGTTTGTGGTGTATGCGTCACCGTCTGTAGGCGAAGCGCTCGAAGGTGAAGAGTCGCATGCAGTTGCGGAGCTTGAAGTTTTCATTGGTAAACAAGTAAAAGTACATGTAGAGCCGCTGTATACCCAAGAGCAGTTTGATGTAGTGATGATGTAA